The Nitrosopumilus sp. genome includes a region encoding these proteins:
- a CDS encoding ribonucleotide-diphosphate reductase subunit beta, with product MYSVILTELGISVFNDGKLDRAFPFSNAVKEYLLVKNKESKLNELVNYLASTQRGFSVSDDSLLAILKKYSIDCHLMEASELDTIQANKPQIIVDSGFASNLQDTLGKLREFALGLSSSKVTEVSQSPDLHIIQAINSLDEIDKIANGLSSRLREWYGLHFPELDNIIDSINGYAQIVMAGKRESLTKQVFEDAGFPESKVEMLSLIASKSRGGDISDVNLSIVQSIAKQVLDFHELRKKLEEHVETEMQDIAPNLSAILGTAVGARILGRAGSIKRLASLPASTIQVLGAEKALFRSLKTGSQPPKHGLLFQHAMVHSAPRWQRGKIARAVAAKAVIAARVDVYGEGLNNTLLEKLNVRVDEISKKYENPTEKDSRPPQTFREDRDRRRGGYRDNPRRDGGDRRRGDRREGSYRDNPRRDGGDRRRGDRREGSYRDNPRRDGGDRREGSYRDNPRRENQNSNKKRKKFGRR from the coding sequence ATGTATTCTGTGATTTTAACAGAATTGGGAATCTCAGTCTTCAATGATGGAAAACTAGATAGAGCATTTCCTTTCTCAAATGCAGTTAAAGAGTATCTTTTAGTTAAAAACAAAGAATCAAAATTAAATGAGCTTGTAAATTATCTAGCATCAACCCAAAGAGGATTTTCTGTAAGTGACGATTCTTTGCTTGCAATTTTAAAAAAATATTCTATTGATTGTCATTTAATGGAAGCATCAGAATTAGATACAATTCAGGCAAATAAACCTCAAATCATTGTAGATTCAGGTTTTGCTTCTAACTTACAAGATACTCTTGGGAAATTAAGAGAATTTGCTTTAGGGTTATCTTCATCAAAAGTTACAGAGGTATCACAAAGTCCAGATCTACATATCATTCAAGCAATAAATTCACTAGATGAAATTGATAAAATAGCAAATGGATTGAGTTCTAGACTTAGAGAGTGGTACGGATTACATTTTCCAGAATTAGACAACATTATTGATAGTATTAACGGATATGCACAAATCGTAATGGCAGGTAAAAGAGAATCACTAACTAAACAAGTTTTTGAAGATGCAGGTTTTCCTGAATCTAAAGTAGAAATGTTATCTTTAATTGCATCAAAAAGTAGAGGAGGAGATATTTCAGATGTTAATTTATCAATTGTTCAATCAATTGCAAAACAAGTTTTAGATTTTCATGAGTTACGTAAAAAACTTGAAGAACATGTTGAAACAGAGATGCAAGATATTGCACCAAATCTTTCAGCAATTCTTGGAACTGCAGTAGGTGCAAGAATTCTAGGAAGAGCAGGAAGCATCAAAAGACTCGCATCCCTTCCTGCAAGTACAATACAAGTGTTAGGAGCTGAAAAAGCATTATTCAGATCATTGAAAACAGGTTCTCAACCTCCAAAACACGGATTATTATTCCAACATGCAATGGTTCATTCTGCTCCAAGATGGCAAAGAGGGAAAATTGCTCGTGCAGTAGCTGCAAAAGCAGTAATTGCTGCTAGAGTGGATGTTTACGGAGAAGGACTAAACAATACTTTACTTGAAAAACTCAATGTCAGAGTAGATGAAATAAGTAAGAAATATGAAAATCCTACTGAAAAAGACTCCAGACCACCTCAAACTTTCAGAGAAGATCGAGATAGAAGGAGAGGAGGATATAGAGATAATCCAAGAAGAGATGGCGGAGATAGAAGGAGAGGAGATAGAAGAGAAGGAAGCTATAGAGATAATCCAAGAAGAGATGGCGGAGATAGAAGGAGAGGAGATAGAAGAGAAGGAAGCTATAGAGATAATCCAAGAAGAGATGGCGGAGATAGAAGAGAAGGAAGCTATAGAGATAATCCAAGAAGAGAAAATCAAAATTCAAATAAAAAGAGAAAGAAGTTTGGAAGAAGATAA